A section of the Lepidochelys kempii isolate rLepKem1 chromosome 4, rLepKem1.hap2, whole genome shotgun sequence genome encodes:
- the LOC140910769 gene encoding zinc finger and SCAN domain-containing protein 29-like: MQSSSAQVTMMESQNRKRAPAWTEREVRDLIAVWGEESVLSELRSSFRNAKTFVKISQGMKDRGHNRDPKQCRVKLKELRQAYQKTREANSRSGSEPQTCRFYDELHAILGGSATTTPAVLFDSFNGDGGNTEAGFGDEEDEEEEEEVVDGSQQASGETGFPDSQELFLTLDLEPVPPKPTQGCLLDPAGGEGTSAGCVSMITGSSPSQRLVKLRKKKKRTRDEMFSELMLSSHTDRAQTNAWRCLKMQKN; this comes from the exons atgcagagctcatcagcacaggtgaccatgatggagtcccagaatcgcaaaagagctccagcatggaccgaacgggaggtacgggatctgatcgctgtttggggagaggaatccgtgctatcagaactccgttccagttttcgaaatgccaaaacctttgtgaaaatctcccagggcatgaaggacagaggccataacagggacccaaagcagtgccgcgtgaaactgaaggagctgaggcaagcctaccagaaaaccagagaggcgaacagccgctctgggtcagagccccaaacatgccgcttctatgatgagctgcatgccattttagggggttcagccaccactaccccagccgtgttgtttgactccttcaatggagatggaggcaatacggaagcaggttttggggacgaagaagatgaggaggaggaggaggaggttgtagatggctcacagcaagcaagcggagaaaccggttttcccgacagccaggaattgtttctcaccctagacctggagccagtaccccccaaacccacccaaggctgcctcctggacccagcaggcggagaagggacctctg ctggatgtgtttcaatgatcacaggatcttctccttcccagaggctagtgaagcttagaaagaaaaaaaaacgcactcgagatgaaatgttctccgagctaatgctgtcctcccacactgacagagcacagacgaatgcgtggag atgcctgaaaatgcagaaaaattaa